One genomic region from Methanomassiliicoccales archaeon encodes:
- a CDS encoding phosphate uptake regulator PhoU — translation MELEIRRVQKTGASTMTVSLPKDWIESNSITPGTPVVVRPMPDGTISIDPRVQREKEETRKIIQVDDDETKEHLTRKLIGAYLAGYNIIEVRSKTRLDLELKHAVKEISRMVIGPEVIEETINTVILHDLSDPVELPQEKCVRRMHLIVMSMHKDAIIALMEEDSALAKDVIDRDADVDRLYWMAAKQYNMILKDRKLSEKIGVDIFEGMNLMLVARGIERIGDHAEKMANNAITLINSGMKLGNAEEIHRMSAQAMRILEMAMESYFRKDIKAANNIIDMGDKLVQECQDLSVSERLPANLCAVVRTSVIDSITRTTMYAMDIAEIAINGAMRMDG, via the coding sequence ATGGAATTGGAGATAAGGCGAGTACAGAAAACTGGTGCCTCCACCATGACAGTATCGTTGCCCAAGGATTGGATAGAGAGCAATTCCATAACACCCGGAACTCCAGTCGTGGTCCGCCCGATGCCCGATGGTACGATCTCCATCGACCCCCGCGTGCAGCGCGAGAAGGAGGAGACGCGAAAGATAATACAGGTTGATGATGACGAGACTAAGGAACACCTGACGCGCAAGCTCATCGGAGCTTATCTCGCAGGCTATAATATTATAGAAGTGAGGTCGAAAACGCGTCTTGACCTGGAGCTCAAGCATGCGGTGAAGGAGATTTCACGCATGGTCATTGGACCAGAGGTCATCGAGGAGACGATTAACACCGTCATACTCCACGATCTTTCGGACCCCGTGGAGTTGCCTCAGGAGAAGTGCGTGCGCCGCATGCATCTCATCGTCATGAGCATGCATAAGGATGCTATAATCGCGCTGATGGAGGAGGATAGCGCTCTGGCCAAGGACGTGATCGATCGCGATGCGGATGTAGACCGCCTATATTGGATGGCGGCTAAGCAGTACAACATGATTCTTAAGGACCGGAAACTGTCGGAGAAGATCGGGGTGGATATCTTCGAGGGCATGAACCTCATGCTGGTGGCAAGAGGGATAGAGCGCATAGGGGACCATGCGGAGAAGATGGCCAACAACGCCATAACCCTGATAAACTCTGGCATGAAGCTAGGGAATGCGGAAGAGATCCATAGGATGAGCGCTCAGGCCATGCGGATCTTGGAGATGGCCATGGAATCCTACTTCCGCAAGGATATCAAGGCCGCCAATAACATCATTGACATGGGAGACAAGCTGGTGCAGGAATGCCAGGACCTGAGCGTGTCGGAGAGGCTGCCAGCAAACCTTTGCGCTGTGGTTCGAACCTCGGTCATAGACTCGATAACCAGAACCACCATGTACGCCATGGATATAGCTGAGATTGCTATTAATGGCGCCATGCGGATGGACGGTTGA
- a CDS encoding PstS family phosphate ABC transporter substrate-binding protein — protein sequence MEKKTMMIAVGVVAVLIIAAVAGVLLLGGEGGDTPAKTTIKQKGSDTMLELCSAWAEEFGIEERNITVEISGGGSGTGITALIAKQVDVAQASRAMKSSEYAQAQAAGLNPVEFKVAIDGIAIIVHQSNPITELTIEQLRGIYNGTYTNWNQVGGPDRPIALYGRQSTSGTYAYFQEHVLLNGAYAASMNQMTGNAAIVQAVQLNEGGIGYVGIGYVSGASGINVLMIKKTASSPAYSPLDKDAVLSGQYDIARYLYLYTADAPTGGTWQWLNWILDANKGQKVAEDIGFYALPSDVLEQQRAKLF from the coding sequence ATGGAAAAGAAAACTATGATGATTGCGGTCGGCGTCGTTGCCGTGTTGATAATCGCGGCCGTGGCCGGCGTATTGCTTCTGGGGGGAGAAGGAGGCGATACACCAGCCAAGACGACGATCAAGCAGAAAGGCTCCGACACCATGTTGGAGCTTTGCAGCGCCTGGGCCGAGGAATTCGGAATAGAGGAGAGGAATATCACCGTCGAGATCTCGGGCGGTGGTAGCGGCACAGGCATAACCGCGCTGATAGCCAAGCAGGTGGATGTGGCGCAGGCCTCCAGGGCCATGAAGTCCTCTGAGTACGCGCAAGCTCAAGCCGCTGGCTTGAATCCAGTGGAGTTCAAGGTGGCCATCGACGGCATAGCCATAATCGTCCACCAGTCCAACCCCATCACCGAGCTCACCATCGAGCAGCTGCGCGGCATATACAACGGCACCTACACCAACTGGAACCAGGTAGGAGGTCCTGATCGGCCCATAGCTCTCTACGGCAGACAATCCACGTCCGGCACCTACGCCTACTTCCAGGAGCATGTGCTGCTCAACGGCGCCTACGCCGCCAGCATGAACCAGATGACTGGCAACGCTGCCATCGTGCAGGCGGTGCAGCTCAACGAGGGTGGCATAGGTTACGTCGGGATCGGCTATGTCTCGGGCGCATCCGGCATCAACGTGCTGATGATAAAGAAGACCGCCAGCTCCCCAGCCTACTCGCCCCTTGACAAGGACGCAGTGCTCTCAGGCCAATATGACATCGCCAGGTATCTCTACCTCTACACCGCCGACGCTCCTACGGGGGGGACCTGGCAGTGGCTGAACTGGATACTCGATGCCAACAAAGGCCAGAAGGTGGCTGAGGATATAGGCTTCTACGCCTTGCCCTCGGATGTGCTGGAGCAACAGCGTGCTAAGCTCTTTTGA
- a CDS encoding 3-isopropylmalate dehydratase large subunit produces the protein MGTIAENIISNHVGREVKANDIVVCPVDFMMSQDGTTPLTIRAFKEMEGKKVARPDRYAVVIDHNAPSPLESVSNLHKQMRQFAKEQGAILYDVGDGVCHVLVPENGYALPGSVIIGADSHTTTYGALNAFATGVGSTDMAAALISGKTWFKVPQTIKLVYSGRLPKGSFSKDIALRMCGRLTANGATYKALEITGEAIDALTPEARMTISNMAVETGAKVGLMRADQKVLDYVAPRAKYPYKGVDADADAVYEKVMEEDVSDLGPQIACPPDVDNVVPIEKVLGLHIDQVFIGTCTNGRLEDLMVAASILDGKKVHRDVRLIVAPASRAILQQAMECGVMQRLVKAGAAVTTPSCGPCVGTCNGIPSDEENVLSTANRNFKGRMGNVKSSVYLASPATAAYSAIKGCISDPREVL, from the coding sequence ATGGGAACAATAGCCGAGAACATAATCTCGAATCATGTGGGGAGAGAAGTCAAGGCCAATGACATCGTGGTATGTCCTGTGGACTTCATGATGAGCCAGGACGGAACCACACCCCTGACCATACGTGCCTTCAAGGAGATGGAGGGTAAGAAAGTGGCAAGGCCAGACCGCTACGCCGTGGTCATAGATCACAATGCCCCCTCCCCGCTGGAATCCGTCTCCAATCTGCACAAGCAGATGCGCCAGTTCGCCAAGGAGCAGGGAGCGATTCTGTATGACGTAGGGGATGGCGTATGCCATGTATTGGTGCCAGAGAACGGCTATGCCCTTCCCGGCAGCGTCATCATCGGCGCCGACTCGCACACCACGACCTATGGCGCCCTCAACGCCTTCGCCACTGGCGTGGGGTCCACGGACATGGCGGCCGCGCTCATCTCGGGCAAGACCTGGTTCAAGGTGCCGCAAACTATCAAGCTCGTCTACTCTGGAAGGCTTCCCAAGGGGTCCTTCTCCAAGGACATAGCCCTGCGTATGTGCGGACGACTGACCGCTAACGGTGCCACCTACAAGGCGCTGGAGATAACGGGCGAGGCCATCGATGCCCTTACGCCTGAGGCGCGCATGACCATCTCCAACATGGCGGTGGAGACGGGCGCCAAGGTGGGCTTGATGCGAGCGGATCAGAAGGTCTTGGACTACGTGGCGCCGAGAGCCAAATATCCTTACAAGGGAGTTGATGCGGACGCGGATGCGGTATACGAGAAGGTGATGGAGGAGGATGTCTCCGACCTGGGGCCCCAGATCGCCTGCCCTCCGGACGTGGACAACGTGGTCCCCATCGAGAAGGTGCTGGGACTCCATATAGACCAAGTGTTCATAGGTACCTGCACCAACGGCAGGCTGGAGGATCTGATGGTAGCGGCCTCCATCCTCGACGGCAAGAAGGTACATAGGGACGTGAGGCTGATAGTGGCGCCGGCATCCCGCGCCATCCTGCAGCAGGCCATGGAGTGCGGCGTGATGCAAAGGCTAGTCAAGGCGGGGGCGGCGGTGACCACACCGTCCTGCGGGCCTTGCGTGGGCACCTGTAACGGCATTCCCTCGGATGAGGAGAACGTCCTTTCCACGGCCAACCGCAATTTCAAGGGGCGCATGGGCAACGTGAAATCCTCCGTTTATCTCGCTTCCCCGGCCACGGCGGCCTATTCCGCCATCAAAGGATGCATATCTGACCCCAGGGAGGTGCTGTGA
- a CDS encoding mRNA surveillance protein pelota: MRLLHQDRRTGEIKFEVDNLDDLWHLYNIIEKGDLVLATTFRREEQKSDKVRSERGEKRRVFLGIRVEKVEFHEFDNRLRITGVIEQGPQDIGAYHTLNVEEGQVLTVVKRDWKDSTLERIKRAVEDSKRPSIVFVALENDEATIAVMRQYGMQPIATIYGPSGGKMYEQRTDDAYYEEIIEKVKQLVKENVPLVVLGPGFAKETLVSMGRQKAPEVFKRAFIYHTGQAGMAGVHELMKKGLGAEVLQGSRVAEETNLVERVLEEIAKEGPVAYGPEEVSRAAYAGAVDTLLLLDPILREKDVEELMKAVESARGKVVVVSEHHEAGKKLEALGGIAALLRYKLAS, translated from the coding sequence ATGCGCCTGCTGCACCAGGATAGGAGGACGGGGGAGATCAAGTTCGAGGTCGACAACCTGGACGACCTATGGCATTTGTACAATATCATAGAGAAGGGCGATCTTGTCCTGGCCACAACCTTCCGCCGGGAGGAGCAGAAGTCGGACAAGGTAAGGTCGGAGAGGGGGGAGAAGAGGAGGGTGTTCCTGGGCATCAGGGTGGAGAAGGTGGAATTCCACGAGTTCGATAACCGCTTGAGGATAACGGGGGTGATCGAGCAAGGCCCCCAGGACATAGGCGCCTATCACACCCTGAATGTGGAAGAGGGCCAGGTCCTGACCGTGGTCAAGCGAGATTGGAAGGACTCTACGCTGGAGCGGATAAAGCGCGCAGTGGAGGATTCTAAGCGCCCCTCCATCGTCTTCGTGGCCTTGGAGAACGATGAGGCCACCATCGCCGTCATGCGCCAGTATGGCATGCAGCCTATAGCCACGATATACGGTCCCTCAGGAGGGAAGATGTATGAGCAGAGGACGGATGACGCATATTATGAGGAGATAATTGAGAAGGTGAAGCAATTGGTCAAAGAGAACGTGCCTCTGGTGGTGCTCGGCCCAGGCTTCGCCAAGGAGACTCTGGTGAGCATGGGAAGGCAGAAGGCGCCAGAGGTCTTCAAGCGCGCCTTCATTTATCACACCGGCCAGGCAGGCATGGCCGGGGTGCACGAGCTGATGAAGAAGGGCCTGGGAGCGGAAGTCCTCCAAGGGTCTCGTGTGGCCGAGGAGACGAATCTAGTGGAGAGGGTCCTGGAAGAGATAGCCAAGGAGGGCCCGGTGGCCTATGGTCCAGAGGAGGTCAGCAGGGCGGCTTATGCGGGGGCGGTGGACACTCTGCTGCTACTCGACCCGATTCTGAGGGAGAAGGATGTGGAGGAATTGATGAAGGCGGTGGAGAGCGCGCGAGGCAAGGTGGTGGTGGTGAGCGAGCATCACGAGGCGGGTAAGAAGTTGGAAGCCTTGGGGGGCATCGCCGCCCTTCTTAGGTATAAGCTCGCCAGTTGA
- a CDS encoding isocitrate/isopropylmalate family dehydrogenase, with the protein MDEAAVERAKEHFGKLVQEQMERVEKMKRSVEWVDHAKKDKIVIGIVGGDGIGPYICAHARTVLEFLLREEMAEGKVELRGIEGLTIENRVRQMQALPQEVLEELKRCDVILKGPTTTPKKGDPWPNIESANVAMRRELDLFANVRPVRVPSLNIDWIFFRENTEGAYILGSKGINVTDDLAFDFCVATTQGCERILRLAFEYAKKNGIDRVTVVTKANVVKATDGKFLAVAERVAKDYPNIKWDDWFIDIMTAKLLDEARRHEFKVMVLPNLYGDIITDEAAQIQGGVGTAGSANIGTKYAMFEAIHGSAPRMVEEGRAAYADPSSIIKAAAMLLNHIGRTEKSRRLEMALDICCQFERKVVITGRPNGATGEQFARYLMDTLADPELESRWSNYQAKKGRG; encoded by the coding sequence ATGGACGAAGCGGCCGTGGAGAGGGCCAAGGAGCACTTCGGGAAGCTGGTCCAGGAGCAGATGGAGCGCGTGGAAAAGATGAAGCGCTCCGTGGAATGGGTGGACCATGCCAAGAAGGATAAGATTGTGATAGGGATCGTCGGCGGGGACGGGATCGGTCCTTATATTTGCGCGCATGCCCGCACCGTCCTGGAGTTCTTGTTAAGAGAGGAGATGGCAGAGGGCAAGGTCGAGCTGCGGGGCATCGAAGGCCTCACCATAGAGAACCGGGTGCGGCAGATGCAGGCGCTGCCACAGGAGGTTCTGGAAGAGCTCAAAAGGTGCGATGTGATATTGAAAGGGCCCACCACCACCCCCAAGAAGGGTGACCCTTGGCCCAATATCGAGTCGGCAAATGTCGCCATGAGGCGCGAGCTAGACCTATTCGCTAACGTGCGCCCGGTGCGGGTGCCCTCTCTCAACATCGATTGGATCTTCTTCAGGGAGAACACCGAGGGCGCCTACATACTGGGCAGCAAAGGCATCAATGTTACCGACGACCTGGCCTTCGATTTCTGCGTGGCCACTACGCAAGGCTGCGAGCGCATCCTCCGCTTGGCGTTCGAGTACGCCAAGAAGAATGGCATCGACCGCGTGACCGTGGTCACCAAGGCCAATGTGGTCAAGGCCACGGACGGCAAGTTCCTGGCAGTGGCGGAGCGCGTGGCCAAGGACTATCCCAACATCAAGTGGGACGATTGGTTCATAGACATCATGACAGCCAAGCTGTTGGATGAAGCGCGAAGGCACGAATTCAAGGTCATGGTTCTGCCCAACCTCTACGGCGATATAATCACCGATGAGGCCGCGCAAATACAAGGCGGGGTGGGTACGGCGGGGAGCGCCAACATCGGCACCAAGTACGCCATGTTCGAGGCTATTCACGGCTCGGCGCCGCGCATGGTGGAGGAGGGAAGGGCGGCGTACGCCGACCCTTCCAGCATCATAAAGGCTGCGGCCATGCTGCTCAATCACATCGGGCGCACGGAGAAGTCGCGACGCCTGGAGATGGCGCTGGATATTTGTTGCCAGTTCGAACGCAAGGTGGTGATCACTGGCCGTCCTAACGGAGCCACGGGAGAGCAGTTCGCAAGATACCTCATGGATACCCTCGCAGACCCTGAACTGGAGAGCAGATGGAGCAATTACCAAGCGAAGAAAGGTCGCGGTTAA
- the pstC gene encoding phosphate ABC transporter permease subunit PstC → MAKKRIVTAKRRYFYDKSVHVILAIVSGFAILVLAAVAIFLFTNSYPAFFMIDQWKFFTGTVWDPTHPVEPLYGFLPLLVSTLIVTLLSALIAIPIGLGATIYLSEIAHPRVRKIFKPAIEVLAGLPSVMLGFLALTVFAKFMWEAFAPGWRPNDYLNLFNGAVFLAVMMVPIMVSLSEDAMNSVPRALKEASLALGMTRWETTWKVIIPAARPGIVAAVMLSIGRAVGETMVVVMATGSSPQLTFNPFSSGQPITSTIAIEMGEVAANTAHYHVLFELGLVLFAITFVLNYVADLAMRKYAERYQ, encoded by the coding sequence ATGGCCAAGAAGAGAATAGTAACGGCCAAGAGACGTTACTTCTATGACAAGAGCGTCCATGTCATTTTGGCGATTGTATCCGGCTTCGCCATACTCGTCCTCGCGGCCGTGGCTATTTTTCTCTTCACCAACTCCTATCCCGCATTTTTCATGATCGACCAATGGAAGTTCTTCACCGGGACGGTCTGGGACCCTACTCATCCGGTGGAGCCACTGTATGGCTTCCTCCCTCTTCTGGTCTCCACACTGATCGTGACCTTGCTGTCTGCGCTCATAGCCATACCTATCGGCCTTGGTGCCACCATATACCTCTCTGAGATCGCTCACCCTCGCGTACGTAAGATATTCAAGCCAGCCATTGAAGTGCTGGCCGGGCTCCCTTCAGTGATGCTGGGCTTCTTGGCCCTGACGGTGTTCGCCAAATTTATGTGGGAAGCCTTCGCCCCCGGCTGGAGGCCTAATGATTATCTTAACCTTTTCAATGGAGCGGTCTTCCTGGCGGTCATGATGGTCCCCATCATGGTATCATTATCTGAGGACGCCATGAACTCGGTGCCCAGGGCGTTGAAGGAGGCCTCCTTGGCCTTGGGCATGACCAGGTGGGAGACCACCTGGAAAGTGATCATCCCAGCGGCCAGGCCAGGCATAGTGGCAGCTGTGATGCTTTCCATCGGCCGCGCCGTGGGGGAGACCATGGTAGTGGTCATGGCCACAGGCAGCTCGCCGCAATTGACCTTCAACCCCTTCTCATCCGGTCAGCCGATCACCTCCACCATCGCCATCGAGATGGGGGAGGTGGCGGCCAATACAGCTCACTATCACGTGCTCTTCGAACTGGGCCTGGTCCTATTCGCCATCACCTTCGTGCTGAATTACGTGGCCGATTTGGCCATGCGAAAATACGCGGAGAGGTATCAATGA
- the phoU gene encoding phosphate signaling complex protein PhoU has product MMTSRVLFNQEMEKLNEEVSQMASLAREAIEKAVRCIVDKEPALKVEVERLDKEIYRMDQQIEKHCLDLIALHTPVAGDLRTISTCLKIITDLNRIGRYASDIVELYDVLASSNGFRRPVNIPHMASLVVGMVTDAIRSFTTRDVEMAKRLFERDDEVDCLYDTNFRAVLTYMIEDPRKITVGAHIILVARYLERIADHACNIGERVVYMVTAERMDPMDRKRHACPSCLEQSTGGPDEGETSYTTHDLAEK; this is encoded by the coding sequence ATGATGACGTCGAGGGTGCTGTTCAATCAAGAGATGGAGAAGCTCAATGAAGAAGTCTCTCAGATGGCCTCCTTGGCCCGCGAGGCCATCGAGAAGGCCGTCAGATGCATCGTAGATAAAGAGCCGGCGCTCAAGGTGGAGGTGGAGCGACTGGATAAGGAGATCTACCGAATGGACCAGCAGATCGAGAAGCATTGCTTGGACCTGATCGCCCTCCACACCCCGGTAGCGGGGGACCTAAGGACCATCTCCACCTGCCTGAAGATTATCACCGACTTGAACCGGATAGGGCGATACGCCAGCGACATTGTGGAGCTCTATGATGTGTTGGCCTCCAGCAACGGATTCAGAAGGCCAGTCAATATACCGCATATGGCCTCCTTGGTAGTTGGCATGGTCACTGACGCCATCCGCTCTTTCACCACCAGGGACGTGGAGATGGCGAAGAGGCTTTTCGAGCGCGATGATGAGGTGGACTGCCTGTATGACACTAATTTCAGGGCCGTGCTGACGTACATGATCGAGGATCCCAGAAAGATTACTGTGGGAGCACACATCATCCTGGTGGCGCGGTATTTGGAGAGGATAGCGGATCATGCATGCAACATAGGGGAGCGCGTAGTGTACATGGTGACCGCCGAGCGCATGGATCCGATGGATCGCAAGAGGCACGCCTGTCCCTCTTGCCTTGAACAGTCCACTGGTGGCCCCGATGAAGGGGAAACGAGCTACACCACTCACGATCTGGCCGAGAAATGA
- the nifV gene encoding homocitrate synthase — MKDKSKVLEKLSRTPLVICDTTLRDGEQAAGIVFANIEKVRIARMLDEIGVPQIEAGIPAMGGDEKKAIKEIAKSGLSASVLGWNRASMEDINHSLDCGVDSVAISMSSSDIHIEHKLMKSRQWVLDRITEAIEYAKSHGLYISCNAEDASRADRDFLIQFARTAKEAGADRVRFCDTLGIMEPLRTHKVIKDLIENAQIDVEMHTHNDFGMATANALAGIQAGAKFISTTVMGIGERTGNAPLEEIVMASKYTLGIDPGIETSRFREIAEYVARACGRTIPDWKPIVGLNCFTHEAGIHADGVIKCASNYEAFAPESVGLERRISIGKHSGRHTIKSVLAKHGFEVDDHAAGELLEMVRASSVALKRSLTERELIYLYEDYKFRNQRLE, encoded by the coding sequence ATGAAGGACAAGAGCAAAGTCCTCGAGAAATTGAGTCGAACGCCATTGGTGATATGCGATACCACCCTGAGAGACGGAGAGCAGGCGGCCGGCATAGTCTTTGCCAACATCGAAAAGGTCCGCATCGCCAGGATGCTGGATGAGATAGGGGTGCCACAGATAGAAGCGGGCATCCCGGCCATGGGAGGAGACGAGAAGAAGGCCATCAAAGAGATCGCCAAATCCGGTCTCTCCGCTTCGGTGCTGGGGTGGAATCGGGCCAGCATGGAGGACATAAACCATAGCCTGGATTGCGGCGTGGACTCAGTAGCCATCTCCATGTCCTCATCTGATATCCACATCGAGCATAAGCTCATGAAGTCCAGGCAGTGGGTGCTGGATAGGATAACCGAGGCGATCGAGTACGCCAAGTCCCACGGCCTTTACATCTCCTGCAACGCTGAAGACGCCTCCCGTGCAGACAGGGATTTCCTCATCCAATTCGCTCGCACCGCCAAGGAGGCGGGGGCCGACAGAGTGCGCTTCTGCGATACCCTAGGCATCATGGAGCCGTTGCGCACGCATAAAGTCATCAAGGACCTGATAGAAAACGCTCAGATCGATGTGGAGATGCATACGCATAACGACTTCGGCATGGCCACGGCCAATGCCTTGGCGGGAATTCAAGCAGGAGCCAAGTTCATCTCCACCACGGTGATGGGAATAGGGGAGAGGACGGGCAACGCACCGCTGGAAGAGATAGTCATGGCCTCCAAATACACTCTTGGCATCGATCCGGGCATCGAGACCTCCCGCTTTCGGGAGATAGCTGAGTATGTGGCAAGGGCCTGCGGACGCACCATTCCCGATTGGAAGCCTATAGTAGGCCTCAACTGCTTCACCCACGAGGCTGGAATACATGCGGATGGGGTAATCAAATGTGCCTCCAATTACGAGGCCTTCGCTCCTGAATCCGTAGGCTTGGAGAGGAGGATATCCATCGGCAAGCATTCCGGCCGTCACACCATAAAGAGCGTTTTGGCCAAGCATGGATTCGAGGTGGACGACCATGCCGCCGGAGAGCTGCTGGAAATGGTCCGCGCTAGCAGTGTGGCGCTCAAACGCTCACTGACAGAAAGGGAGCTCATCTATCTGTACGAGGACTACAAGTTCCGCAACCAACGCTTGGAGTAG
- the pstA gene encoding phosphate ABC transporter permease PstA → MSRRVKEKIFFMLFRGCALVVGLALVIILGYIIVLGMGTLSWEFLTQFPRRGFTEGGIFPAIVGTLYLMGLVMLIAVPIGVLTTVYISEYQGKSRFANILRVVVNNLAGVPSIVYGLLGLGMLVLYFNWGFSLMASAVTLAFLVLPLVITASREAIQAVPESLREASLALGTTKWQTIRHHVLPYSTPGILTGVILSLSRAAGETAPILLTGVVLTKSILPQSVWDTFMAMPFQLYALATQTVFEKTAPFQYGTALVLLIMVVLMNLAAIIIRDRYREKYKW, encoded by the coding sequence ATGAGCCGACGTGTCAAGGAGAAAATCTTCTTCATGCTGTTCCGGGGCTGCGCCCTGGTGGTCGGTCTGGCCCTTGTCATCATATTAGGCTATATCATAGTTCTAGGTATGGGCACGCTGAGCTGGGAGTTCTTGACGCAATTTCCCCGTCGCGGCTTCACGGAGGGAGGCATCTTCCCTGCCATCGTGGGCACCTTATACCTCATGGGCCTGGTGATGCTCATCGCCGTTCCCATAGGCGTGCTGACTACGGTGTACATCTCCGAGTATCAGGGAAAGAGCCGCTTCGCCAATATACTTCGAGTGGTGGTCAATAACTTGGCCGGCGTGCCTTCCATCGTCTATGGCCTCCTGGGTCTGGGAATGCTGGTGCTCTACTTCAATTGGGGCTTCAGCCTGATGGCCTCCGCCGTGACCTTGGCGTTCCTGGTCCTGCCCCTGGTCATTACGGCTTCCAGGGAGGCGATCCAGGCGGTGCCTGAATCCTTGAGGGAAGCCTCACTAGCCTTGGGCACCACCAAATGGCAGACCATCCGTCATCACGTCCTGCCATACTCTACCCCGGGCATACTCACAGGTGTGATATTGTCGCTCAGCAGGGCAGCCGGTGAGACGGCCCCCATCCTGCTCACCGGTGTAGTGCTCACCAAGAGCATACTTCCCCAGAGCGTCTGGGACACTTTCATGGCCATGCCCTTCCAGCTTTATGCCCTGGCCACCCAGACGGTGTTCGAGAAGACGGCCCCCTTCCAATATGGGACGGCATTGGTGCTGCTAATAATGGTGGTGCTGATGAACCTCGCCGCCATCATAATCCGCGACCGATACAGGGAGAAATACAAGTGGTGA
- the pstB gene encoding phosphate ABC transporter ATP-binding protein PstB, with the protein MSENIVVTGLNVWFDKNHALKDVNITIPKNEITAIIGPSGCGKSTFIRCLNRMNDLVPKCRVTGKVMVDGKNIYDDDVDVVEVRRRIGMVFQKPNPFPKSIFENIAYAPRIHGKDLDPSLQGKRTVKYTKKELAELVERSLKRAALWDEVKDRLDKSAYELSGGQQQRLCIARTMAVEPEIILFDEPCSALDPIATAKIEDLLVDLKKDYTVVIVTHNMQQAARVADKTAFFYLGELIEFGETEKIFEKPEQKLTEQYITGRMG; encoded by the coding sequence ATGTCCGAGAACATCGTAGTCACTGGTCTGAACGTATGGTTCGATAAGAACCACGCGCTCAAGGACGTTAACATAACCATACCCAAGAACGAGATCACCGCTATCATAGGACCCTCGGGATGCGGCAAGAGCACCTTCATACGCTGCCTGAACCGCATGAACGACTTAGTGCCTAAGTGCAGGGTGACCGGCAAAGTGATGGTGGATGGCAAGAACATCTACGACGATGATGTGGATGTGGTGGAGGTGCGCAGGCGCATCGGAATGGTGTTCCAGAAGCCTAATCCGTTCCCCAAGAGCATCTTCGAGAACATCGCCTACGCGCCTCGCATCCACGGCAAGGATCTGGACCCTAGCTTGCAGGGCAAGCGTACCGTCAAATATACCAAGAAGGAGCTGGCCGAATTGGTGGAGCGCAGTCTTAAAAGGGCTGCGCTGTGGGATGAGGTCAAGGACAGGCTGGATAAGAGCGCCTACGAGCTATCGGGCGGGCAGCAGCAGAGGCTGTGCATCGCGCGGACCATGGCGGTGGAGCCTGAGATAATCCTTTTCGACGAACCGTGCTCCGCCCTCGATCCCATTGCCACCGCCAAGATAGAGGATTTATTGGTGGACCTCAAGAAGGACTATACGGTGGTGATAGTGACGCATAACATGCAGCAGGCCGCCCGTGTGGCGGACAAGACCGCCTTCTTCTATTTGGGCGAGTTGATAGAGTTTGGGGAGACAGAGAAGATATTCGAGAAGCCGGAGCAGAAGTTGACAGAGCAGTATATCACTGGGAGAATGGGATGA
- a CDS encoding 3-isopropylmalate dehydratase small subunit codes for MKELCGRAHKFGDNINTDYIIAGKYKFKSTDMKEMAKHLMEDIRPGFYEEIEEGDFIVAGHNFGMGSSREQAPLVIKAAGISAVIAKDFARIFYRNCINVGLPVLECDTSKIEEGDELRVDLERGLVHDISKDIKIRANPLPPVMVRILNDGGLAEHFKKHGCFNLE; via the coding sequence ATGAAGGAGCTGTGCGGCCGGGCGCATAAGTTCGGAGACAACATCAACACCGATTATATCATCGCTGGCAAGTACAAGTTCAAGAGCACGGACATGAAGGAGATGGCCAAGCACCTGATGGAGGATATCCGCCCCGGCTTCTACGAGGAGATCGAGGAGGGCGACTTCATCGTGGCAGGGCACAACTTCGGCATGGGCTCTTCGAGGGAGCAGGCACCGCTGGTGATCAAGGCAGCCGGCATCTCGGCGGTGATCGCCAAGGACTTCGCCCGCATTTTCTATCGCAATTGCATAAACGTAGGGCTGCCGGTGCTGGAATGCGACACTTCCAAGATCGAGGAAGGGGACGAGCTTCGGGTCGATTTGGAACGGGGCTTGGTGCATGACATATCCAAGGACATCAAGATCAGGGCCAACCCCCTGCCTCCCGTCATGGTCAGGATATTGAACGACGGTGGCCTGGCCGAGCATTTCAAGAAGCACGGCTGTTTCAACCTGGAGTGA